One region of Ptiloglossa arizonensis isolate GNS036 chromosome 8, iyPtiAriz1_principal, whole genome shotgun sequence genomic DNA includes:
- the LOC143150621 gene encoding protein PBDC1, with protein sequence MAFIGDVTADQLLAASNVLSRPADEFGNDPSLEAMWAMKAMEHAEVYFNILCSVDPKFLKLTPHDEQIYKTFRDVFPDLKVNKISEDELKSPESKMKWRPFCEQFKGLVEDYSFGTLLRADCEGDCSEENSILTTRIQFYAIELARNREGFNDGIRKKYKPKRITEKS encoded by the exons ATGGCGTTTATCGGAGATGTT ACTGCAGATCAATTATTAGCTGCATCCAATGTATTGTCTAGACCTGCAGATGAATTTGGCAATGAT CCTTCCTTAGAAGCCATGTGGGCAATGAAAGCAATGGAGCATGCTGAAGtttattttaat ATTTTATGTTCGGTTGATCCTAAGTTTTTGAAACTTACACCTCACGATGAACAAATATACAAAACCTTTCGAGATGTTTTCCCTGatctaaaagtaaataaaataagtGAAGATGAATTAAAGTCACCAGAGAGTAAGATGAAGTGGAGACCATTTTGCGAACAGTTCAAGGGGCTTGTAGAAGATTATAGTTTTGGTACATTATTGAGAGCTGATTGTGAAGGAGATTGTTCAGAAGAAAACAGTATACTCACAACTAGAATACAATTTTATGCTATTGAACTTGCCAGAAATAGAGAAGGTTTTAATGATGgtattagaaaaaaatacaagccAAAGAGAATTACAGAAAAATCGTAG
- the Eif2bbeta gene encoding eukaryotic translation initiation factor 2B subunit beta, producing MISTKDENINERVLKLINDIHYGDIKGTHNIVVATMSVLKEIINNTDWTTAQNLMGVITRNGKCLIETIPLEFSIGNMVRRILKVIREEYTSELQNKTEETDPQESLHKILTAEGDQQIDFNISVPSLKSALIEHINECEAELETCAENITQQASEHIHSNEIIMTFGKSKLVEEFFKRAAATRAFEVIVAEGGPSLSGHEMAVNLAKAKIKTTLISDVAIFAMMSRVNKVIIGTHTVMANGGLRAISGSHTVAQAAKHYSVPVMVLLPLYKLSPLYLCSHEQDGFNKYISPMQGVIDSANVPLLERIHVYNPVFDYVPPELVTLFISNTGGNAPSYVYRLISELYHPDDYDL from the exons ATGATAAGCACGAAAGACGAGAATATTAACGAAagagtattaaaattaataaacgacaTTCATTATGG TGACATTAAAGGTACGCACAATATCGTGGTGGCTACTATGTCGGTTTTAAaggaaattataaataacacGGATTGGACCACTGCCCA AAACCTCATGGGTGTAATAACACGAAATGGAAAATGTTTAATAGAGACTATCCCTCTTGAATTCTCTATTGGAAACATGGTACGAAGAATATTAAAAGTAATTCGAGAGGAATACACTTcagaattacaaaataaaactgAAGAGACAGATCCACAAGAATCGTTGCACAAAATTCTCACTGCTGAAGGCGATCAACAAATTGATTTTAACATTTCTGTACCTTCTCTGAAATCAGCTCTTATAGAACATATTAATGAATGTGAAGCTGAATTAGAGACTTG CGCAGAAAATATTACGCAACAAGCTTCTGAGCACATACATTCTAATGAAATTATTATGACTTTTGGTAAATCAAAATTAgtagaagaattttttaaaagagcTGCTGCAACAAGAGCATTTGAAGTTATAGTAGCTGAAGGTGGACCATCTTTAAGT GGTCATGAAATGGCAGTCAACCTCGCAAAAGCAAAGATTAAAACAACCTTAATATCGGATGTAGCAATTTTTGCAATGATGTCACGCGTAAACAAAGTAATAAttggtacacatactgttatggCAAATGGAGGATTGAGAGCAATTTCAGGTTCACATACAGTTGCTCAAGCTGCAAAACATTACTCTGTACCAGTAATGGTGTTATTACCACTTTATAAACTTTCTCCTCTTTATCTTTGTTCCCATGAACAGGATGGTTTCAATAAATACATTTCACCAATGCAAGGTGTAATCGATAGTGCTAATGTACCCTTGTTAGAAAGGATTCATGTATATAATCCAGTTTTCGATTATGTACCTCCAGAACTGGTTACATTATTTATATCAAATAC ggGCGGAAACGCACCGTCATATGTTTATAGATTGATTAGTGAATTGTACCATCCAGATGACTATGATTTGTAA
- the Amrt gene encoding TM2 domain-containing protein 2 amaretto: MRLHYSVLFFVCFLWDLRTSLGITLANKTTDFQQEYRPEGPLVLCKFLPKEFIECEEPIDLQGNKTAKDETGFGCSKFGGSWYEDVEKTKVSCTVLPDIECYGPRTFPREGVPCIKYSDHYFATTLLYSILLGFLGMDRFCLGQTGTAVGKLLSLGGIGVWWVVDVILLVTDSLQPEDGSNWNPYV, encoded by the exons ATGAGGTTACATTACTCGGTTCTATTTTTTGTCTGTTTTTTGTGGGATTTGCGAACGAGTTTGGGAATCACGCTGGCAAACAAAACCACGGATTTTCAACAGGAATATAGACCCGAAGGTCCATTGGTTCTATGCAAATTTTT GCCCAAAGAATTTATAGAATGCGAAGAGCCCATTGATCTTCAGGGTAATAAAACTGCCAAAGATGAAACTGGATTTGGTTGTTCAAAG TTTGGAGGTTCCTGGTACGAAGATGTTGAGAAGACCAAAGTATCCTGTACAGTATTACCAGATATTGAGTGTTATGGACCAAGAACATTTCCTCGAGAAGGAGTTCCTTGTATAAAATATAGTGATCACTATTTTGCTACTACTTTACTATACAGTATATTGTTAGGTTTCCTAGGTATGGATCGGTTTTGTTTAGGACAGACAGGTACAGCAGTAGGAAAATTGTTATCATTGGGTGGAATAGGAGTATGGTGGGTAGTTGATGTAATTTTGTTAGTAACAGATTCTTTACAACCCGAAGATGGTAGCAATTGGAATCCTTATGTATAG